The Manihot esculenta cultivar AM560-2 chromosome 1, M.esculenta_v8, whole genome shotgun sequence genome has a window encoding:
- the LOC110630570 gene encoding uncharacterized protein LOC110630570 has protein sequence MALFVVTGNGGGGRIICNYPTRNHSYNHRLLHLPQILFPFPPRRALHIVAAKKLSSRTGRFDSKNRRSSTTTRDQEDEGEGEGVAEIERTAGSEDFSAREVQNVGTSTVDVEDDGYFLPKLPGDDPDFWEGPQWDALGFFVQYLWAFGIGFALIACGIAVATYNEGATDFKETPAYKESIQSRELLEGPEGSNSDVFESNPTEVAPSLE, from the exons ATGGCTCTCTTTGTAGTCACCGGCAACGGCGGTGGAGGCAGAATCATCTGTAACTATCCCACCAGAAACCACTCTTACAACCACCGCCTCCTCCATCTTCCCCAAATCCTTTTCCCATTCCCACCCAGGAGAGCTCTCCATATAGTCGCGGCCAAGAAGCTGTCGTCTCGAACTGGTCGCTTTGACAGCAAGAACAGGAGGagctccaccaccaccagagaCCAGGAAgatgaaggagaaggagaaggggTTGCTGAGATTGAAAGGACTGCTGGTAGTGAAGATTTTAGTGCAAGGGAAGTTCAAAATGTGGGTACAAGTACAGTTGATGTAGAGGATGATGGCTATTTCTTGCCTAAGCTACCTGGAGATGACCCAGACTTCTGGGAAGGTCCGCAGTGGGATGCTCTTGGGTTCTTTGTGCAGTATTTGTGGGCTTTTGGCATTGGTTTTGCG TTAATTGCATGTGGAATTGCTGTGGCTACATACAATGAAGGAGCAACAGATTTTAAGGAGACTCCTGCATACAAAGAGTCAATCCAATCTCGAGAGCTTTTAGAAGGACCTGAAGGATCTAACTCTGATGTGTTTGAATCCAATCCCACTGAGGTGGCGCCTAGTTTGGAATAG